The following nucleotide sequence is from Nocardioides eburneiflavus.
CGAGCACCACGCCGGCGACCGTCAGGAGCCCGAGCACGATGCCGGCGTCCCACTGCATGGTCGCCGAGGCCCCGAAGACCATGCCGATGGCACCGAAAGCCATCGCCACGGCCGGGGGCCGCAACACCTCGGTCCAGCCGAGCACCAGCCAGGCGAGCGCGACCGCCCAGATGCCGACCCCGATCGCCCAGTCAGCGTCGAGGATCTGCTCCGTCAGGGTGCCCGCGGTGAGCATGCCGCTGACCATGAGCATCACCTGCTGCAGGGGGACGCGGTGGGCCAGCCACAGCAGCGCGGCGACGACCGTCACGGTGCCGCTGACGGTGAGCGCCAGGTCGGTCTCCTGCAGCTCCAGCACCTCGTCGGCCAGGACGACGGTGAACCCGGCGGCGACGACGGTGGCCGCCGCCCAGAGCACCGACCGCAGCCGGCTCCAGGCGTCGCCCCGGCCAGCGGGCGTCAGGCTCCCCGCTGCCACGAGGCCGACGACGGCACCGCCCAGGACGCCGAGCCGGGCCCCGACGCCCAGGTCGCTCCAGTACAGGTTGGCGAGCAGCATCGCCGCGATCACGACGAGCAGTCCGCCGAGGTAGCCGAGCGCCTCGACGGCGTACGAACGCAGCTCCGCGCCGCCGAGACCGGTCACCCGCTGCGTCTCCTGCTCACGCGTCTCGGGCACCGGCACCCGGGCACGGGCCCGGATCCGGGCGGCCTGCTCCTCGTCGATGATGCCCTCGGCGACCCAGCCACTGATCTGGACCTCGAGTGGCGCGCGCTGGCGCGGCACGTGCAGGTGGCCTCGCCGGCGAGTGATGGTCTCGCTCATGACGACCTCCTTCTCCACCCCCACATCTATCCCCGCGCCGGGGCGACCGCCAGAGCCGAAGGTCACCACCCGCAGGGCGCCTCCTCGACCGGCGCCGGCCGCGGCGAGGGCCACTTGATCAAATGGTGGATCGTTCGTTGCCCTACGGAGTGGTTTCGAGGCTCGCTCCGCTCGCACCTCAACCACCGAGGGGAGGTCAGGGGGAGTCCAGGACGAGGGTGATCGGACCGTCGTTGACGCTCTCCACCCGCATGTCGGCGCCGAAGCGCCCCCGCTCCACGTGTGCGCCGAGGCGTTCGAGCTCAGCGCACACCGCGTCGTACATCGGCTCGCTCACCGGGCCGGGCGCGGCCGCCTGCCAGGTGGGGCGGCGGCCCTTGCGCGCGTCGCCGTACAGCGTGAACTGGCTGACCACGAGGACCGGAGCGCCGACGTCGCTCGCGCTCTGCTCCTCGCGCAGCAGGCGCAGGTCCCAGATCTTGCGGGCCGTCCACGCGACCTCGGCCGGCCCGTCGTCGTGGGTGACGCCGAGGTAGACCAGCAGTCCCGGTCGGTCGAGCTCGCCGACGACCTGGCCGTCGACCCGGACGCTGGCGGAGAGGACCCGCTGGATGACCGCACGCATGGTGCAAGGATGCCGCCATGTCTGACGCGTTGCTGATCACGGTCGCCCCCACCGGGGCCGAGACCGCCAAGGCCGACTGCCCGCAGCTCCCCACCACCCCGGAGGAGATCGCGCGCACGGCCGCCGAGTGCGAGGCGGCCGGGGCCGCCATGATCCACCTCCACGTGCGCGACGGCGCGCACGCGCCGACGCTCGACCAGGCGCTGCTGCGCGAGTGGGTCGCCGCCGTGCGCGAGTCGTCCTCCCTCGTCGTCCAGCTCTCCACGGGCGGCTCGGTGCACGACCCGCTCGAGGAGCGGCTGAAGGTGCTCGACGCGGAGCCCGACTCGTGCTCGCTGACGATGGGCACCACGAACTTCGGCGACGACGTCTTCCTCAACCCGTGGCCGTTCGTGAAGGACCTCTACCAGCTGGCGCTCTCGCGGGGGGTCGCACCGGAGTTCGAGCTCTTCGACCTCGGCCAGGTGCACGCGCTGGGCCGGCTGATCCGCGAGCACGGCACGCCCGCCGGCGGCAAGGTGCACGTCGACTTCGTGATGGGCGTGCCCGGGGGGATGCCCGGCACCGCTCCCGCGCTCGTCGCCGGCGTCGCGGCGCTGCCGCCCGAGGTGACCTCGTGGTCCGCCACCGGCATCGGCCGCTCGACGCTGTCCGTCGCGATGGCCTCGCTCTCGATGGGCGGCCACCTGCGCGTCGGGATGGAGGACGTCCTCACCATCAGCCGCGGCGTACCCGTGGAGTCCAACGCCCAGCTCGTCGAGCGGGCCGTCGACCTCGGCCGGATAGCGCAGCGCGAGCCGATGACGCCCGCCGGGTGCCGGGAGCTCCTCGGGCTGTCCTGAGCCCTGGCCCGGGTCACCGCGGCAGGGGCAGCGGCAGCGGGACCACGTGGACCGCGTTGTGGTCGTGGTTGGAGATCAGGAGGAAGTCGTCGGTCGCGGCCGCGCTCGCGCTGCCCGGAGGTGGTCCGATCACGTGCGTGGCGCGCCGGGTGCGTGGATCGATCCGGACCACCACGGAGTCCGTACGGAGCCAGACGGCGCCGCCGCCGACGGTGAGGTCGCCTCCGCCGATGGCCAGGCCGGTCATCGCGAGCTGCTCGGCCTCGCCGGAGCGAGGGTCGATGCGGGAGACGGAGCCGTCGCCCTGGTTCATCACCCACACCGCTCCGAAGCCGACGTCGAGGAACCGCGGCCTCGGC
It contains:
- the dtd gene encoding D-aminoacyl-tRNA deacylase, whose protein sequence is MRAVIQRVLSASVRVDGQVVGELDRPGLLVYLGVTHDDGPAEVAWTARKIWDLRLLREEQSASDVGAPVLVVSQFTLYGDARKGRRPTWQAAAPGPVSEPMYDAVCAELERLGAHVERGRFGADMRVESVNDGPITLVLDSP
- a CDS encoding 3-keto-5-aminohexanoate cleavage protein, with the translated sequence MSDALLITVAPTGAETAKADCPQLPTTPEEIARTAAECEAAGAAMIHLHVRDGAHAPTLDQALLREWVAAVRESSSLVVQLSTGGSVHDPLEERLKVLDAEPDSCSLTMGTTNFGDDVFLNPWPFVKDLYQLALSRGVAPEFELFDLGQVHALGRLIREHGTPAGGKVHVDFVMGVPGGMPGTAPALVAGVAALPPEVTSWSATGIGRSTLSVAMASLSMGGHLRVGMEDVLTISRGVPVESNAQLVERAVDLGRIAQREPMTPAGCRELLGLS
- a CDS encoding DUF2157 domain-containing protein, with the protein product MSETITRRRGHLHVPRQRAPLEVQISGWVAEGIIDEEQAARIRARARVPVPETREQETQRVTGLGGAELRSYAVEALGYLGGLLVVIAAMLLANLYWSDLGVGARLGVLGGAVVGLVAAGSLTPAGRGDAWSRLRSVLWAAATVVAAGFTVVLADEVLELQETDLALTVSGTVTVVAALLWLAHRVPLQQVMLMVSGMLTAGTLTEQILDADWAIGVGIWAVALAWLVLGWTEVLRPPAVAMAFGAIGMVFGASATMQWDAGIVLGLLTVAGVVLVAVVARELPMLGAGAIGVLMIVPRAVDEWFPGELTAPFVLLGLGGGLVALAVWIARSRT